The Sebastes umbrosus isolate fSebUmb1 chromosome 4, fSebUmb1.pri, whole genome shotgun sequence genome has a window encoding:
- the c4h15orf39 gene encoding uncharacterized protein C15orf39 homolog isoform X2 gives MMSSQSMHTVVDPVFRSKMPLLDGTIASTGLSKPQNMSGLLGKQMLHYGGAYFPYDPRGKDGAGFTPPWSNSKTSLLDGRSPVSHLSGMEGQNRIIYRQDSSPSEEGHSSTRHHAPVKQGFTLYTKSPGISSPTAPASVRKQKAGGENSSPPSENSVYLAIPKPVYVHNPCCNELGCVIGQRYSVERGSPGMPNTVYEHDWMQSDAHYAERAAIQRKAQDALRGLQFEPSVEPLKRMTVEAYSPGRARTFPAMIDPNYSSYPCTPTRTLFSSPSEQSQRLQTSPRGYPSLYPSHPTYEHMTSEVYQEHSPMSKYGHLTQHPMFYYSQANVEVENRTQCKQRGDVPVIVKHTISNPREHYIVPQSIHGEIPLPLPGTETLPNHALMRGYDYPCYVVPRFHLNASQIRAPLKRQQSLHSNRINVSPSSQHMEHPTASAANPHKDKPNGSLHVDKSHTNSPLLRADQTSPTRRVSQPGVSPSSIQINRFFPPLSGLHIERPVFPPTGLNMERILDYSSREDQVTCPKQPKSLPVSPAAWLPRSPHHSSGRVHAAAPNSANIRKIIYSPTVAPGNNHNGPVSSSGHTTVPRGCLKRSISHSSSPIKIKEEDRDLCEVEVIKKRPRAGMESVEVGNKTDSPPMPVIDNVFSLAPYQAYLQVSGVLFPGKVPQRTVLSSEHREVETKPDLKVKRPEQDEQQFAVYLVSKKRRADAPTDRPVVEIFEPKNIKVEKVDPSNTDDSAETPVSQRGRSNVTIKKEPEETASSNSEPMLVIKKCEPDEIESKPSLAETKPSLAERKPSLADGNETAQESKPGEVTAQMNSSSRGGTCTLPEHLVTLLPKTITPPQPPEIKLNFKNIPLECLKLYNISLRDPTHLCPEKPPAQQITESIPKPEVEMPVRKHFFELHQSLCKLVSDLVSASPEQELRTWLSQLELTDPASPSTKVPKVSCLLGVKAREAWLNNEEMKSELDKVLERLREYTAQERCPFPHVMRTSAVFLPMLVVKELLFPTVQGGFIDQVLQEHRVALRPTTLSEEKLLIQFHKRACSSRLRRLMSLKHLPDIYADVVNLLYHACVCKHLGLDMEDAADREKDEGCEEETISCGSPVFSDIIASPSESQPQTHPKDEEKQSDISRNRTKSRVKTSSRRTFLDNSLSEEEEVDDTEKTY, from the exons ATGATGAGCAGCCAGTCGATGCACACCGTCGTCGACCCAGTGTTTCGAAGCAAGATGCCATTATTGGACGGGACCATAGCATCCACAGGACTGTCAAAACCACAAAACATgtccggtctcctgggtaagCAGATGCTGCATTACGGCGGCGCCTACTTCCCTTATGATCCCAGAGGAAAGGACGGGGCAGGATTCACTCCTCCGTGGAGCAACTCAAAGACCTCTCTGCTGGATGGCAGAAGTCCTGTGAGTCACCTCTCTGGCATGGAGGGACAAAACCGCATCATTTACAGGCAAGACAGCAGTCCCTCAGAGGAAGGCCATTCTTCCACTCGGCATCACGCCCCGGTAAAACAGGGCTTTACGTTATACACTAAAAGTCCTGGGATCAGCAGTCCTACAGCTCCTGCATCAGTTAGAAAACAAAAAGCTGGAGGTGAGAATTCATCTCCCCCATCTGAAAACTCTGTTTACTTAGCGATTCCTAAGCCAGTTTACGTGCATAACCCCTGCTGTAATGAGCTGGGTTGTGTGATAGGACAACGATACAGCGTGGAACGTGGCTCTCCAGGGATGCCGAACACTGTATATGAGCACGATTGGATGCAATCTGATGCTCACTACGCTGAAAGAGCGGCCATCCAGAGGAAAGCACAAGACGCACTAAGAGGTTTACAGTTTGAGCCCAGTGTTGAGCCACTAAAGAGGATGACTGTGGAGGCATACAGCCCAGGTAGAGCAAGGACTTTTCCCGCTATGATTGACCCAAACTATAGCAGCTACCCCTGCACCCCGACTCGCACACTGTTTAGCTCTCCAAGTGAACAAAGCCAGCGTTTACAAACTTCCCCCAGAGGCTACCCTAGTTTATACCCCTCCCATCCCACATATGAGCATATGACCTCAGAGGTTTATCAGGAACATTCTCCCATGTCCAAATATGGTCATCTAACACAGCACCCGATGTTTTACTACTCCCAGGCAAATGTGGAGGTGGAAAACCGGACTCAGTGTAAGCAGAGGGGAGATGTGCCTGTTATTGTCAAACACACAATCTCAAACCCCCGGGAGCATTACATAGTGCCTCAGTCGATTCATGGGGAAATTCCTTTGCCTTTGCCTGGCACTGAAACGCTGCCGAATCATGCCTTGATGCGGGGTTATGACTATCCATGTTACGTAGTTCCCAGATTTCATTTAAATGCAAGTCAAATCAGAGCCCCCCTAAAAAGGCAACAAAGCTTGCACTCTAATCGGATAAATGTTTCTCCATCCAGCCAACACATGGAGCACCCCACGGCCTCTGCAGCCAACCCACATAAGGACAAACCCAACGGCAGTCTGCATGTTGACAAATCACACACTAACTCCCCGTTACTACGTGCGGACCAAACCAGTCCTACCAGACGTGTAAGCCAACCTGGTGTCTCACCATCCAGCATAcaaattaacagattttttcccccactcaGCGGACTACACATAGAACGACCTGTCTTTCCACCCACTGGCTTGAACATGGAGAGAATCCTGGACTATTCCTCCCGTGAAGACCAGGTTACGTGCCCAAAACAGCCAAAAAGCCTTCCCGTTTCCCCAGCGGCATGGCTGCCCCGGTCACCCCATCACAGTTCAGGTCGGGTCCACGCAGCTGCACCTAATAGCGCGAATATCCGAAAAATTATTTATTCCCCCACTGTTGCACCCGGAAATAACCACAATGGCCCCGTGTCCAGTTCAGGCCATACTACGGTTCCTAGAGGGTGCCTGAAGAGAAGTATTTCTCACTCATCTTCAcccatcaaaataaaagaagaggATAGGGATTTATGTGAAGTGGAAGTCATTAAGAAACGTCCAAGGGCGGGAATGGAGAGTGTCGAAGTAGGAAATAAAACTGACTCGCCTCCTATGCCAGTAATTGACAACGTCTTCAGTCTGGCACCTTACCAAGCATACTTGCAGGTCTCTGGAGTGTTATTTCCAGGCAAAGTACCTCAGAGAACTGTCCTGTCATCTGAGCACCGGGAAGTCGAAACCAAACCTGACCTCAAAGTGAAAAGGCCAGAACAAGATGAACAGCAGTTTGCCGTCTATCTGGTTTCCAAAAAAAGACGTGCAGATGCTCCAACAGACAGGCCTGTTGTAGAAATCTTTGAACCCAAAAATATTAAAGTGGAAAAAGTAGATCCATCAAACACAGACGACTCTGCAGAGACTCCTGTTAGTCAGAGGGGCCGCAGCAACGTAACAATCAAAAAAGAGCCTGAAGAGACTGCTTCATCCAACAGTGAGCCCATGTTGGTGATAAAGAAATGTGAACCCGATGAGATCGAAAGCAAACCCTCATTAGCAGAAACTAAACCCTCATTAGCAGAAAGAAAACCCTCATTAGCAGATGGAAATGAGACTGCACAGGAGTCCAAACCTGGTGAGGTGACTGCACAGATGAACTCATCTTCTCGGGGTGGTACATGCACCCTGCCCGAACATTTGGTCACCCTGCTACCCAAAACCATTACTCCACCTCAACCACCAGAGATTAAACTAAATTTCAAAAACATTCCTCTCGAGTGTCTGAAGCTCTACAATATAAGTCTCCGTGATCCAACGCATCTTTGCCCTGAGAAGCCGCCTGCACAGCAAATAACTGAATCTATACCAAAACCAGAGGTCGAAATGCCAGTCCGCAAGCACTTCTTTGAGTTGCACCAGTCCCTCTGCAAGCTAGTGTCCGACTTAGTGTCGGCCTCTCCAGAGCAGGAGCTCAGAACCTGGTTGTCTCAGTTGGAACTGACTGATCCGGCTTCTCCTTCAACCAAAGTCCCGAAAGTGTCCTGTTTGTTGGGGGTAAAAGCCAGAGAGGCGTGGCTCAATAATGAGGAGATGAAGTCAGAGCTCGATAAGGTCCTGGAGAGGTTGAGAGAGTACACCGCCCAGGAGCGTTGTCCTTTTCCACACGTCATGCGGACGAGTGCGGTGTTCCTCCCCATGCTGGTGGTGAAGGAGCTGCTGTTTCCGACGGTCCAAGGCGGCTTCATCGACCAGGTCCTGCAGGAGCACCGGGTGGCGCTGCGGCCCACCACGCTCTCCGAAGAAAAGCTCCTCATCCAGTTCCATAAGCGAGCCTGCTCGTCCAGGCTCAGGAGACTAATGTCCCTCAAACACCTGCCCGACATCTACGCTGACGTGGTCAACCTTCTGTATCACGCCTGTGTCTGCAAACATCTGG GATTAGATATGGAGGATGCTGCTGACAGAGAAAAAGATGAAGGTTGTGAGGAGGAGACTATCAGCTGCGGGAGTCCTGTATTTTCAGACATCATTGCCTCACCCTCAGAGTCGCAACCACAGACACATCCGAAGGACGAGGAAAAACAATCTGATATAAGCAGGAATAGAACAAAAAGCAGAGTAAAGACCAGTTCGAGGCGTACGTTTCTGGACAACAGTTTgtcagaagaggaagaggtggatGACACAGAGAAGACGTAT TGA
- the ppcdc gene encoding phosphopantothenoylcysteine decarboxylase, giving the protein MQTDEHVFDVKSDLLTSCGTFRVLVGVTGSVAALKLPLLVTQLLQLPGVDVRVVTTEHAKHFYNPAEVSVKIYSDKDEWELWTQRTDPVLHIDLRRWADLLVIAPLDANTLGKIANGICDNLVTCVARAWDTSRPLLFCPAMNTAMWQHPITAQQVSRLTEFGYVEIPCIAKKLVCGDEGKGAMAEVSSIVGVIKQFLQKPDESSQKT; this is encoded by the exons ATGCAGACAGATGAGCATGTTTTTGATGTAAAATCTGATTTGTTGACATCTTGCGGGACATTTCGTGTTCTTGTTGGTGTGACTGGAAGCGTGGCAGCCTTGAAACTGCCTCTCCTGGTGACACAGCTGCTTCAGCTGCCTGGG GTGGATGTAAGAGTAGTCACCACGGAGCATGCCAAGCATTTCTACAATCCTGCAGAAGTTTCAGTAAAAATCTACAGTGACAAGGATGAATGGGAG CTTTGGACTCAGAGAACCGACCCTGTGTTGCACATTGATCTAAGGCGCTGGGCAGACCTACTTGTCATTGCCCCCCTTGATGCCAACACTCTTGGAAAGATTGCTAATGGAATTTGTGACAATCTCGTG ACATGTGTGGCAAGAGCCTGGGATACCAGTCGCCCCCTCCTCTTCTGCCCTGCAATGAATACAGCTATGTGGCAGCATCCCATTACAGCCCAGCAGGTATCACGGCTCACAGAGTTTGGATATGTGGAAATCCCCTGCATTGCTAAGAAGCTAGTATGTGGAGATGAAG GGAAAGGGGCCATGGCAGAGGTATCGAGTATTGTTGGTGTTATCAAACAGTTTCTTCAGAAACCAGATGAGTCATCTCAGAAAACATGA
- the c4h15orf39 gene encoding uncharacterized protein C15orf39 homolog isoform X1: MMSSQSMHTVVDPVFRSKMPLLDGTIASTGLSKPQNMSGLLGKQMLHYGGAYFPYDPRGKDGAGFTPPWSNSKTSLLDGRSPVSHLSGMEGQNRIIYRQDSSPSEEGHSSTRHHAPVKQGFTLYTKSPGISSPTAPASVRKQKAGGENSSPPSENSVYLAIPKPVYVHNPCCNELGCVIGQRYSVERGSPGMPNTVYEHDWMQSDAHYAERAAIQRKAQDALRGLQFEPSVEPLKRMTVEAYSPGRARTFPAMIDPNYSSYPCTPTRTLFSSPSEQSQRLQTSPRGYPSLYPSHPTYEHMTSEVYQEHSPMSKYGHLTQHPMFYYSQANVEVENRTQCKQRGDVPVIVKHTISNPREHYIVPQSIHGEIPLPLPGTETLPNHALMRGYDYPCYVVPRFHLNASQIRAPLKRQQSLHSNRINVSPSSQHMEHPTASAANPHKDKPNGSLHVDKSHTNSPLLRADQTSPTRRVSQPGVSPSSIQINRFFPPLSGLHIERPVFPPTGLNMERILDYSSREDQVTCPKQPKSLPVSPAAWLPRSPHHSSGRVHAAAPNSANIRKIIYSPTVAPGNNHNGPVSSSGHTTVPRGCLKRSISHSSSPIKIKEEDRDLCEVEVIKKRPRAGMESVEVGNKTDSPPMPVIDNVFSLAPYQAYLQVSGVLFPGKVPQRTVLSSEHREVETKPDLKVKRPEQDEQQFAVYLVSKKRRADAPTDRPVVEIFEPKNIKVEKVDPSNTDDSAETPVSQRGRSNVTIKKEPEETASSNSEPMLVIKKCEPDEIESKPSLAETKPSLAERKPSLADGNETAQESKPGEVTAQMNSSSRGGTCTLPEHLVTLLPKTITPPQPPEIKLNFKNIPLECLKLYNISLRDPTHLCPEKPPAQQITESIPKPEVEMPVRKHFFELHQSLCKLVSDLVSASPEQELRTWLSQLELTDPASPSTKVPKVSCLLGVKAREAWLNNEEMKSELDKVLERLREYTAQERCPFPHVMRTSAVFLPMLVVKELLFPTVQGGFIDQVLQEHRVALRPTTLSEEKLLIQFHKRACSSRLRRLMSLKHLPDIYADVVNLLYHACVCKHLGLDMEDAADREKDEGCEEETISCGSPVFSDIIASPSESQPQTHPKDEEKQSDISRNRTKSRVKTSSRRTFLDNSLSEEEEVDDTEKTYVSGGLLDAISEETCSGHQSDGTENRGSDCLVSEQDSSLVPQSITSENSWMCPLTFDKLSPSPSDTETEEYSSLPPVRATTPDKSKNCSGVILKLRRMFSEGLNRKKARYQAIPDSGTFADPSVSQTDDGEGGASGEKDLHRRTPKVTHRWQRTGGFSHTLRPLSSSSKRKHRSLLKIKYCPYLSACHSAEHRRRWVLRSAVQTARRAMRFYPDLVGKRIRHLYEEDDKSEVWYRGEVLRIHEAHANPLKTIFEVRYDSEPEWKYYLELLIDYKKGWLKIDD, encoded by the exons ATGATGAGCAGCCAGTCGATGCACACCGTCGTCGACCCAGTGTTTCGAAGCAAGATGCCATTATTGGACGGGACCATAGCATCCACAGGACTGTCAAAACCACAAAACATgtccggtctcctgggtaagCAGATGCTGCATTACGGCGGCGCCTACTTCCCTTATGATCCCAGAGGAAAGGACGGGGCAGGATTCACTCCTCCGTGGAGCAACTCAAAGACCTCTCTGCTGGATGGCAGAAGTCCTGTGAGTCACCTCTCTGGCATGGAGGGACAAAACCGCATCATTTACAGGCAAGACAGCAGTCCCTCAGAGGAAGGCCATTCTTCCACTCGGCATCACGCCCCGGTAAAACAGGGCTTTACGTTATACACTAAAAGTCCTGGGATCAGCAGTCCTACAGCTCCTGCATCAGTTAGAAAACAAAAAGCTGGAGGTGAGAATTCATCTCCCCCATCTGAAAACTCTGTTTACTTAGCGATTCCTAAGCCAGTTTACGTGCATAACCCCTGCTGTAATGAGCTGGGTTGTGTGATAGGACAACGATACAGCGTGGAACGTGGCTCTCCAGGGATGCCGAACACTGTATATGAGCACGATTGGATGCAATCTGATGCTCACTACGCTGAAAGAGCGGCCATCCAGAGGAAAGCACAAGACGCACTAAGAGGTTTACAGTTTGAGCCCAGTGTTGAGCCACTAAAGAGGATGACTGTGGAGGCATACAGCCCAGGTAGAGCAAGGACTTTTCCCGCTATGATTGACCCAAACTATAGCAGCTACCCCTGCACCCCGACTCGCACACTGTTTAGCTCTCCAAGTGAACAAAGCCAGCGTTTACAAACTTCCCCCAGAGGCTACCCTAGTTTATACCCCTCCCATCCCACATATGAGCATATGACCTCAGAGGTTTATCAGGAACATTCTCCCATGTCCAAATATGGTCATCTAACACAGCACCCGATGTTTTACTACTCCCAGGCAAATGTGGAGGTGGAAAACCGGACTCAGTGTAAGCAGAGGGGAGATGTGCCTGTTATTGTCAAACACACAATCTCAAACCCCCGGGAGCATTACATAGTGCCTCAGTCGATTCATGGGGAAATTCCTTTGCCTTTGCCTGGCACTGAAACGCTGCCGAATCATGCCTTGATGCGGGGTTATGACTATCCATGTTACGTAGTTCCCAGATTTCATTTAAATGCAAGTCAAATCAGAGCCCCCCTAAAAAGGCAACAAAGCTTGCACTCTAATCGGATAAATGTTTCTCCATCCAGCCAACACATGGAGCACCCCACGGCCTCTGCAGCCAACCCACATAAGGACAAACCCAACGGCAGTCTGCATGTTGACAAATCACACACTAACTCCCCGTTACTACGTGCGGACCAAACCAGTCCTACCAGACGTGTAAGCCAACCTGGTGTCTCACCATCCAGCATAcaaattaacagattttttcccccactcaGCGGACTACACATAGAACGACCTGTCTTTCCACCCACTGGCTTGAACATGGAGAGAATCCTGGACTATTCCTCCCGTGAAGACCAGGTTACGTGCCCAAAACAGCCAAAAAGCCTTCCCGTTTCCCCAGCGGCATGGCTGCCCCGGTCACCCCATCACAGTTCAGGTCGGGTCCACGCAGCTGCACCTAATAGCGCGAATATCCGAAAAATTATTTATTCCCCCACTGTTGCACCCGGAAATAACCACAATGGCCCCGTGTCCAGTTCAGGCCATACTACGGTTCCTAGAGGGTGCCTGAAGAGAAGTATTTCTCACTCATCTTCAcccatcaaaataaaagaagaggATAGGGATTTATGTGAAGTGGAAGTCATTAAGAAACGTCCAAGGGCGGGAATGGAGAGTGTCGAAGTAGGAAATAAAACTGACTCGCCTCCTATGCCAGTAATTGACAACGTCTTCAGTCTGGCACCTTACCAAGCATACTTGCAGGTCTCTGGAGTGTTATTTCCAGGCAAAGTACCTCAGAGAACTGTCCTGTCATCTGAGCACCGGGAAGTCGAAACCAAACCTGACCTCAAAGTGAAAAGGCCAGAACAAGATGAACAGCAGTTTGCCGTCTATCTGGTTTCCAAAAAAAGACGTGCAGATGCTCCAACAGACAGGCCTGTTGTAGAAATCTTTGAACCCAAAAATATTAAAGTGGAAAAAGTAGATCCATCAAACACAGACGACTCTGCAGAGACTCCTGTTAGTCAGAGGGGCCGCAGCAACGTAACAATCAAAAAAGAGCCTGAAGAGACTGCTTCATCCAACAGTGAGCCCATGTTGGTGATAAAGAAATGTGAACCCGATGAGATCGAAAGCAAACCCTCATTAGCAGAAACTAAACCCTCATTAGCAGAAAGAAAACCCTCATTAGCAGATGGAAATGAGACTGCACAGGAGTCCAAACCTGGTGAGGTGACTGCACAGATGAACTCATCTTCTCGGGGTGGTACATGCACCCTGCCCGAACATTTGGTCACCCTGCTACCCAAAACCATTACTCCACCTCAACCACCAGAGATTAAACTAAATTTCAAAAACATTCCTCTCGAGTGTCTGAAGCTCTACAATATAAGTCTCCGTGATCCAACGCATCTTTGCCCTGAGAAGCCGCCTGCACAGCAAATAACTGAATCTATACCAAAACCAGAGGTCGAAATGCCAGTCCGCAAGCACTTCTTTGAGTTGCACCAGTCCCTCTGCAAGCTAGTGTCCGACTTAGTGTCGGCCTCTCCAGAGCAGGAGCTCAGAACCTGGTTGTCTCAGTTGGAACTGACTGATCCGGCTTCTCCTTCAACCAAAGTCCCGAAAGTGTCCTGTTTGTTGGGGGTAAAAGCCAGAGAGGCGTGGCTCAATAATGAGGAGATGAAGTCAGAGCTCGATAAGGTCCTGGAGAGGTTGAGAGAGTACACCGCCCAGGAGCGTTGTCCTTTTCCACACGTCATGCGGACGAGTGCGGTGTTCCTCCCCATGCTGGTGGTGAAGGAGCTGCTGTTTCCGACGGTCCAAGGCGGCTTCATCGACCAGGTCCTGCAGGAGCACCGGGTGGCGCTGCGGCCCACCACGCTCTCCGAAGAAAAGCTCCTCATCCAGTTCCATAAGCGAGCCTGCTCGTCCAGGCTCAGGAGACTAATGTCCCTCAAACACCTGCCCGACATCTACGCTGACGTGGTCAACCTTCTGTATCACGCCTGTGTCTGCAAACATCTGG GATTAGATATGGAGGATGCTGCTGACAGAGAAAAAGATGAAGGTTGTGAGGAGGAGACTATCAGCTGCGGGAGTCCTGTATTTTCAGACATCATTGCCTCACCCTCAGAGTCGCAACCACAGACACATCCGAAGGACGAGGAAAAACAATCTGATATAAGCAGGAATAGAACAAAAAGCAGAGTAAAGACCAGTTCGAGGCGTACGTTTCTGGACAACAGTTTgtcagaagaggaagaggtggatGACACAGAGAAGACGTATGTAAGTGGAGGCCTGCTTGATGCAATTAGTGAGGAAACCTGTAGTGGTCATCAGTCTGATGGGACTGAGAATAGAGGAAGTGACTGTCTGGTTTCAGAGCAGGATTCTTCACTCGTTCCACAAAGTATAACTTCTGAGAATTCATGGATGTGTCCTTTAACCTTTGACAAGCTTTCTCCATCTCCCAGTGACACAGAAACTGAGGAATACTCCAGTCTGCCGCCCGTTAGAGCCACGACTCCGGATAAATCCAAGAATTGCTCAGGTGTGATTCTCAAACTGAGGAGGATGTTTAGCGAAGGTCTAAACAGAAAAAAGGCACGCTACCAAGCGATCCCAGACTCGGGGACATTTGCCGACCCTTCCGTCTCACAGACTGATGATGGGGAAGGAGGAGCGAGCGGCGAGAAGGACCTCCACAGGAGGACGCCCAAAGTAACCCACAGGTGGCAGAGAACAGGAGGCTTCTCTCACACCTTAAGACCCCTCAGCAGCTCTtctaaaagaaaacacagatcACTCTTAAAGATCAAATACTGCCCCTACTTGTCGGCCTGCCACAGCGCCGAACACAGGAGGCGATGGGTGCTGCGTTCGGCCGTACAGACGGCTCGGAGGGCCATGAGGTTCTACCCGGACCTGGTGGGAAAGAGGATTCGCCATCTGTATGAGGAAGATGACAAATCAGAAGTGTGGTACAGAGGGGAAGTGTTGCGTATCCACGAGGCCCACGCCAACCCTCTGAAGACTATATTTGAGGTCAGGTATGACAGCGAGCCAGAGTGGAAGTACTACCTAGAGCTACTTATAGACTATAAAAAAGGCTGGCTCAAAATTGATGACTAA